A genomic segment from Tuwongella immobilis encodes:
- a CDS encoding ABC transporter substrate-binding protein/permease (The N-terminal region of this protein, as described by TIGR01726, is a three transmembrane segment that identifies a subfamily of ABC transporter permease subunits, which specificities that include histidine, arginine, glutamine, glutamate, L-cystine (sic), the opines (in Agrobacterium) octopine and nopaline, etc.), with the protein MVRLLMLLLCLLGIGPSASFAQEKPLLRWGADKTGGIPYLFDNPANPRQLIGFEVDLADYLAKELGRKAEYVQGDWSKLPELLAKGNAIDVVMNGYEFSWTTEEQYPSTIPYFIYTLRLVAHPDDDSIQSWDDLRAKPGRPKKRVGVLTGSLAHRYLEREFKDDVEILANDDVANVYDLVSRKQQLDATVQDSPSAVYFLNHDYRGKLKLVGDAREPNFYVILTRSQDRELREALNAALRKGLQDGTLERIYKKYGLWTPEQLQLTEAHKANWPPERTEIRVIDWGLIWEKLLSAAWTTVKLTFLAMPLAILMGLMIAIGRLYGPWLLRVVLSVYVEVIRGTPLLLQLYVLFYLLPRVVSLDYPPFVFAVIGLAINYSAYEAEVYRAGLLSIPRGQMEAALAMGLTQRQALGLVIVPQAVRVVIPPVTNDFIALFKDTSVCSVILVTELTREYNVLYNGNRDLVIELAALTAMLYLFMSYPLSLLARQLEHQHPQARV; encoded by the coding sequence ATGGTCCGACTGCTGATGCTACTGCTGTGCCTGCTGGGAATCGGCCCATCGGCTAGTTTTGCCCAAGAGAAACCGCTGCTGCGGTGGGGTGCGGATAAGACCGGGGGCATTCCGTATCTGTTCGATAATCCCGCGAATCCTCGGCAACTCATCGGCTTCGAGGTCGATCTGGCCGACTATTTGGCCAAGGAATTGGGCCGCAAGGCGGAGTATGTGCAGGGCGATTGGTCGAAATTGCCCGAACTCCTCGCCAAGGGCAACGCCATTGATGTGGTGATGAACGGGTACGAATTCTCGTGGACTACCGAAGAACAGTATCCCTCCACGATTCCGTACTTTATCTACACGCTGCGATTGGTCGCGCACCCCGATGACGATTCGATTCAATCATGGGACGATCTTCGCGCAAAACCGGGACGTCCGAAAAAGCGCGTGGGGGTGCTCACCGGATCGCTGGCACATCGGTATCTCGAGCGGGAATTCAAAGACGATGTCGAAATCCTCGCCAATGACGATGTCGCCAATGTCTACGATCTGGTCAGCCGCAAGCAGCAACTCGATGCCACTGTGCAAGATTCGCCCAGCGCAGTCTACTTTCTGAATCACGATTATCGTGGCAAACTCAAACTCGTGGGCGATGCTCGGGAGCCGAATTTCTACGTGATTCTGACTCGGTCCCAAGACCGCGAATTGCGGGAAGCGCTGAACGCCGCCCTCCGCAAGGGGCTGCAAGATGGCACGCTCGAACGCATCTACAAAAAATACGGCCTGTGGACGCCCGAACAATTGCAGCTGACCGAGGCCCACAAAGCGAATTGGCCGCCCGAACGTACCGAAATCCGCGTCATCGATTGGGGGCTGATCTGGGAGAAATTGCTCTCCGCCGCTTGGACGACCGTGAAACTGACCTTTCTGGCCATGCCGTTGGCGATTCTGATGGGGCTGATGATCGCCATTGGGCGGTTGTACGGCCCGTGGTTGCTGCGCGTGGTGCTGTCGGTGTATGTCGAGGTGATTCGCGGCACGCCGTTGTTGCTGCAACTGTATGTGCTGTTTTACCTTCTGCCGCGGGTGGTGTCGCTGGATTACCCGCCGTTTGTGTTCGCCGTCATCGGGCTTGCCATCAATTATTCCGCATACGAGGCGGAAGTCTACCGGGCGGGGTTGCTGTCGATTCCGCGTGGGCAAATGGAGGCGGCGTTGGCCATGGGGCTGACGCAACGGCAGGCACTGGGCCTGGTGATCGTTCCGCAGGCGGTTCGCGTGGTGATTCCGCCCGTGACCAACGACTTTATCGCCCTGTTCAAGGATACCTCCGTCTGTTCGGTCATTCTCGTCACCGAACTCACGCGGGAATATAACGTACTGTACAACGGCAACCGCGATTTGGTGATTGAGTTGGCGGCACTGACGGCGATGCTCTATCTATTCATGAGTTATCCGCTGTCGCTGCTGGCCCGCCAACTGGAACATCAGCACCCGCAAGCGAGGGTCTAA
- a CDS encoding amino acid ABC transporter ATP-binding protein: MTTPQPTAVAAPTSPSAGTSRSEVMIEITGLVKQHGTQIILNGIQMAVTTGEVAVLVGPSGGGKSTLMRCINGLETFQGGLIRVGSHLLKPGTDSTDRSLVPLRKQVGMVFQQFHLFPHLSVLDNVCIGPIHVLGMRREEAILQASELLRRVGLSEKASAKPGQLSGGQQQRVAIARTLAVRPAVILFDEPTSALDPQMALEVEGVIADLAKDGQTMLVVTHSMDFARRVATTVHRMKAGQIVQSGPPADVLSPTA, translated from the coding sequence ATGACGACACCCCAACCGACTGCGGTCGCCGCCCCGACTTCGCCCAGCGCTGGAACGAGCCGCAGCGAGGTCATGATCGAAATTACCGGCTTGGTCAAGCAGCATGGCACGCAGATCATTCTCAACGGCATCCAAATGGCCGTCACCACCGGCGAGGTGGCGGTGCTGGTGGGGCCATCCGGCGGCGGCAAAAGCACGCTGATGCGCTGCATCAACGGCCTGGAGACGTTTCAAGGCGGGCTGATCCGAGTCGGCTCGCACCTGCTCAAGCCCGGCACGGATAGCACCGATCGCAGTCTGGTCCCCCTGCGAAAACAGGTGGGCATGGTGTTCCAACAATTTCATTTGTTTCCGCATCTGAGCGTGTTGGACAATGTCTGCATCGGGCCGATTCATGTGCTGGGCATGCGCCGCGAAGAAGCGATTCTGCAAGCCAGCGAACTGCTGCGGCGCGTCGGACTCAGCGAGAAGGCCAGCGCCAAGCCCGGCCAACTGTCCGGTGGCCAACAGCAACGCGTCGCCATCGCCCGCACTCTGGCCGTGCGACCGGCCGTGATTCTGTTCGATGAGCCAACCAGCGCATTGGATCCGCAAATGGCGCTGGAAGTCGAAGGCGTGATTGCCGATCTCGCCAAAGACGGGCAAACCATGTTGGTGGTGACGCATAGCATGGATTTTGCCCGGCGCGTGGCCACCACCGTTCACCGCATGAAAGCGGGCCAGATTGTGCAATCCGGCCCACCCGCCGACGTGTTAAGCCCCACCGCGTGA
- a CDS encoding menaquinone biosynthesis family protein — protein sequence MSATTVEPRLITVGHSPDPDDAFMFYALAKDKLDTGNLRFRHELQDIETLNRRALKGELEVSAVSIHAYAHLLDQYALLPTGCSMGDNYGPMVVANDKYDLEHLKKTTIAVPGTMTTAFLSLKLLLGEFDYEVVPFDQILQAVEDRKFDAGLIIHEGQLTFQNQGLHLIVDLGVWWQQKTGLPLPLGGNVVRKDLGDATIREVSRLIRASIQYSLDHRQPALEYALNYARDMDVSLADKFVGMYVNNWTLDYGERGRAAVRKLLEEAHKAGIIPAPVAVEFVD from the coding sequence ATGAGCGCAACCACCGTTGAACCCCGTCTTATCACCGTCGGCCACTCCCCCGACCCGGATGATGCGTTCATGTTTTACGCGCTGGCCAAGGACAAGCTCGATACCGGCAATCTGCGATTTCGCCATGAATTGCAGGACATCGAGACGCTCAACCGGCGGGCACTCAAGGGCGAACTCGAAGTCTCGGCCGTCAGCATTCACGCCTATGCCCACCTGCTCGATCAGTATGCCCTGCTCCCCACCGGCTGCTCGATGGGGGACAACTACGGGCCGATGGTCGTGGCCAATGACAAATATGATTTGGAACATCTCAAAAAGACCACGATCGCCGTGCCGGGCACGATGACGACGGCGTTTCTGTCGTTGAAATTGCTGCTGGGCGAATTCGATTACGAAGTCGTGCCGTTCGATCAAATTCTGCAAGCCGTGGAAGATCGCAAGTTCGATGCCGGCCTGATTATTCACGAAGGCCAACTGACCTTCCAAAATCAAGGTCTGCATCTGATCGTCGATTTGGGCGTGTGGTGGCAGCAAAAGACCGGCCTGCCGTTGCCGCTGGGCGGGAATGTCGTCCGCAAAGACTTGGGCGATGCGACCATCCGCGAAGTCAGCCGCCTGATTCGGGCCAGCATCCAATATTCGCTGGATCATCGGCAGCCAGCGTTGGAATATGCGTTGAATTATGCCCGCGATATGGATGTCTCGCTGGCCGATAAGTTCGTTGGCATGTACGTCAACAATTGGACGTTGGATTACGGCGAACGCGGTCGCGCGGCCGTCCGCAAGTTGCTCGAAGAAGCCCACAAAGCGGGGATTATTCCGGCACCCGTTGCTGTTGAGTTTGTGGACTGA
- a CDS encoding arginyltransferase, with protein MESMFHFVSPPSQCTYLPDEEWEMEYHIVANMTAAEYAAKMQQGWRRFGHALFQPRCSHCQACQSLRISVPKYEPNRSQRRAWKANQHVRLMIGAPSATRAKLELYDRYHAFQSDFKGWPGHDPKSLADYVESFVANPFPTEEWCYYEGDKLVGVGYVDALPVGLSAIYFYYDPDTRDRSPGTFNVMRILHEAARRKLPWVYLGYYVENCRSLAYKSKFLPNQVYRQRQGWIDYRTMESPGESH; from the coding sequence ATGGAATCGATGTTTCACTTTGTCTCACCGCCGAGTCAATGTACCTATCTCCCGGATGAAGAATGGGAGATGGAATACCACATCGTCGCCAACATGACTGCCGCGGAATATGCCGCGAAGATGCAGCAAGGTTGGCGGCGATTCGGGCATGCGCTGTTTCAGCCGCGCTGTTCGCATTGTCAAGCCTGCCAATCCCTTCGGATCAGCGTCCCGAAATATGAACCGAATCGTTCCCAACGCCGGGCCTGGAAAGCGAACCAACATGTTCGCCTGATGATTGGTGCCCCATCCGCCACGCGCGCGAAGCTGGAACTCTACGATCGCTATCACGCCTTCCAGAGCGATTTCAAAGGCTGGCCCGGTCACGATCCCAAATCGCTGGCGGACTACGTGGAATCGTTCGTGGCCAACCCCTTCCCAACCGAGGAATGGTGCTACTACGAAGGCGATAAACTCGTGGGCGTGGGCTATGTGGATGCCCTGCCGGTGGGACTTTCGGCAATCTATTTCTATTACGATCCTGACACCCGCGACCGCTCCCCAGGTACGTTCAACGTCATGCGGATCCTCCACGAAGCCGCCCGACGCAAACTCCCCTGGGTCTATCTGGGCTACTACGTCGAAAACTGCCGATCATTAGCCTACAAATCGAAGTTTCTGCCCAATCAAGTCTACCGTCAACGCCAAGGGTGGATTGACTATCGGACCATGGAATCCCCCGGCGAATCCCACTAA
- a CDS encoding ABC transporter ATP-binding protein: protein MAQDLVVETRSLTKVYRDFWGRRKKTALNALDLKIERGEIFGLLGPNGSGKTTTIKLLLGLLFPTSGDALVFGEPALQVRKNEKIGYLPEESYLYRFLNAEETLDFYGRLFNIPTDVREERARKLIDMVGLTNDRKRILREYSKGMRQRIGLAQALINDPELVILDEPTSGLDPLGTRWMKDLIKDLRNQGKTVLMCSHRLDDVQDVCDRVAILYNGDLQEQGGVKELLQDEIRLEVQARGVRESDELKKELAALMTKYGGELEFVGHPTTTLEELFLRIVEESKARPGRRFLPREESAAPANPPAKS, encoded by the coding sequence ATGGCTCAGGATCTGGTTGTTGAGACACGCAGTCTCACCAAAGTCTATCGCGATTTCTGGGGTCGCCGGAAGAAAACCGCGCTCAACGCTCTGGATCTGAAGATCGAGCGGGGCGAAATCTTCGGGCTGCTGGGGCCAAACGGTTCCGGCAAAACCACCACAATCAAGCTACTGCTGGGGCTTTTATTCCCCACCAGCGGCGATGCGTTGGTCTTCGGCGAGCCGGCATTGCAGGTGCGCAAAAACGAGAAAATCGGCTATCTGCCGGAAGAATCGTACCTGTACCGCTTCCTGAATGCGGAAGAAACCCTGGATTTCTACGGGCGTCTGTTCAACATTCCGACGGATGTCCGGGAAGAACGCGCTCGCAAACTCATCGACATGGTCGGTCTGACCAACGACCGCAAGCGAATCCTTCGCGAATACTCCAAGGGGATGCGGCAGCGCATTGGCTTGGCCCAAGCGCTCATCAACGATCCCGAATTGGTCATCCTCGACGAACCCACCTCGGGCCTCGACCCGCTGGGGACTCGTTGGATGAAGGATCTCATCAAGGATCTTCGCAACCAAGGCAAAACGGTGCTGATGTGCTCGCACCGCTTGGACGATGTGCAAGACGTCTGCGATCGCGTGGCGATTCTGTACAACGGCGACCTGCAAGAACAGGGCGGCGTGAAGGAATTGCTGCAAGACGAAATCCGCCTGGAAGTGCAAGCCCGAGGCGTGCGCGAAAGCGATGAGTTGAAGAAGGAACTCGCCGCGCTGATGACCAAATACGGTGGCGAACTGGAATTTGTCGGCCACCCGACCACCACGCTGGAAGAACTGTTCCTGCGGATTGTCGAAGAATCCAAGGCGCGACCGGGTCGTCGGTTCTTGCCGCGTGAGGAATCGGCTGCCCCGGCGAATCCCCCGGCGAAATCCTAA
- a CDS encoding ABC transporter permease yields MLGSMTLLGILVQERSPIGYKDLAGQVQTFLQDAGGFAAVGLVLWIVASLFASSPIDPTEPSRKRVSSLMYAMVGLALLLYLSAGVNMFLESVRASSDESVRLELQQREIIAAQNPSMFRGDTTSILLMVAGIFALIGLCDPFVRDLTKLSMRRIWALATIAFKEAYRRRIVWVFCVFLLIFLFPPKWFFNIKAEDELKTNVSAIYWSMTPLLLLTAGLLAAFSIPTDVRSQTIHTIVTKPVQRFEIVLGRFLGFSMLMSVVLFTLTGFSLLLIQTSNVDEAAAEESQKARQPLYGLISFQGNNKDANWYGESVGREWEYRRYIAGGPTSSQRAVWNFMSLPSDLIAGRAAVPLEFAFDIFRTTKGEENRGVLTSLQIVTWQWDNVAKQKEYEQAARDAGVYQQNVDPSDSRWAKVNELARKYGIFEFRNKQVVDYHTQAIQVPTGLFENALDGTPPSNPNAPPQPLVRVLVKCESPTQFLGMAPYDLYFLEGEGSFTLNFFKGAVGLWCRLLIIIGIAVAVSTYLNGIISLLVSVFLILAGFFQDFIADLARGTNYGGGPLESFNRLVRGDNITIELDRTPAIQFAQGVDEGFRWLVRRLLNIIPDIERFNWTPYVAEGFNISGEFLIMNVLFLVAYLLPWAILSYYLMRSREIATW; encoded by the coding sequence ATGCTCGGTTCGATGACACTTTTGGGGATCTTAGTCCAAGAGCGATCCCCGATTGGATACAAGGATCTGGCTGGCCAGGTCCAGACATTCTTGCAAGACGCGGGGGGCTTCGCAGCGGTCGGGCTAGTGCTGTGGATCGTCGCCTCGTTATTCGCCTCTTCGCCCATTGATCCCACCGAGCCGTCTCGCAAACGAGTCAGCTCGCTGATGTACGCGATGGTCGGATTGGCACTGCTGCTGTACTTGTCCGCCGGCGTGAACATGTTTCTGGAATCGGTCCGCGCCAGTTCCGATGAATCGGTCCGCCTCGAACTTCAGCAGCGAGAAATCATCGCTGCTCAAAATCCAAGCATGTTCCGTGGGGACACCACCTCGATTCTGCTGATGGTGGCGGGGATCTTCGCCCTCATTGGCCTCTGCGATCCCTTCGTCCGCGATCTAACCAAGCTCAGCATGCGGCGCATCTGGGCACTGGCCACCATCGCCTTCAAAGAAGCGTATCGCCGGCGCATCGTCTGGGTCTTTTGCGTCTTCCTGCTGATTTTTCTGTTCCCGCCGAAATGGTTCTTCAACATCAAGGCGGAAGATGAACTGAAAACCAACGTCAGTGCCATCTATTGGAGCATGACGCCGCTGTTGCTGCTCACCGCCGGTCTGCTGGCGGCCTTCAGCATTCCAACCGATGTGCGATCGCAAACGATTCACACGATTGTCACCAAGCCCGTGCAGCGCTTCGAGATTGTTCTGGGACGTTTCCTGGGCTTCTCCATGCTGATGTCGGTGGTGCTGTTCACGCTGACCGGCTTCAGTCTGTTGCTGATTCAAACGAGCAACGTCGATGAAGCCGCCGCCGAAGAATCGCAAAAAGCCCGCCAACCGCTCTACGGCCTCATCTCCTTCCAGGGCAACAACAAAGATGCCAACTGGTACGGTGAATCCGTGGGTCGGGAGTGGGAGTATCGCCGCTACATCGCCGGTGGACCGACTTCGTCCCAGCGCGCGGTCTGGAATTTCATGTCGCTGCCGTCGGATCTCATCGCCGGTCGAGCGGCCGTGCCGTTGGAATTCGCCTTCGACATCTTCCGCACCACCAAGGGCGAAGAAAATCGTGGCGTGCTCACCTCGCTGCAAATCGTGACCTGGCAATGGGATAACGTCGCCAAGCAGAAAGAATACGAGCAAGCCGCACGCGATGCGGGCGTCTATCAGCAAAACGTCGATCCGAGCGATTCCCGCTGGGCCAAAGTCAATGAGTTGGCCCGCAAGTACGGCATCTTCGAGTTCCGCAACAAGCAGGTGGTTGACTACCACACGCAAGCGATTCAAGTGCCCACCGGATTGTTCGAAAATGCCCTTGATGGCACACCGCCGAGCAATCCCAACGCACCGCCCCAACCGCTGGTCCGCGTGCTGGTCAAGTGCGAAAGCCCGACACAGTTTTTGGGGATGGCCCCGTATGACCTGTACTTCCTGGAAGGCGAAGGCAGCTTCACGCTGAACTTCTTCAAGGGGGCCGTCGGGCTGTGGTGTCGGTTGCTCATCATCATCGGCATCGCCGTCGCGGTGAGTACCTACCTCAACGGGATCATCAGCTTGCTCGTCTCGGTGTTCCTCATCCTGGCGGGATTCTTCCAAGACTTTATTGCCGACCTGGCCCGTGGCACCAACTACGGTGGTGGTCCACTGGAATCGTTCAATCGGCTGGTTCGCGGCGACAACATCACCATCGAACTCGACCGCACCCCAGCGATTCAATTCGCCCAGGGGGTCGATGAAGGGTTCCGTTGGCTGGTGCGACGGTTGTTGAACATCATTCCGGACATCGAACGATTCAACTGGACGCCGTATGTGGCGGAAGGCTTCAACATTAGCGGCGAGTTCCTCATCATGAACGTGCTGTTCCTGGTGGCCTACTTGCTGCCCTGGGCAATCCTGTCGTATTACCTGATGCGGTCCCGTGAGATTGCCACCTGGTGA